Proteins found in one Oncorhynchus keta strain PuntledgeMale-10-30-2019 chromosome 2, Oket_V2, whole genome shotgun sequence genomic segment:
- the LOC118360013 gene encoding transcription factor Maf-like: protein MASELAMSNSDLPTSPLAMEYVNDFDLMKFEVKKEPVEPDRNISQCSRLIAGGSLSSTPMSTPCSSVPPSPSFSSPSPGSGSEQKAHLEDFYWMSGYQPQLNPEALGFSPEDAVEALINSSHQLQSFDGYARGQQFTGGAGGGGTMGGEEMGSAAAVVSAVIAAAAAQNGGPHHHHHHHNGGHHHQSPGVSSNGSSGGNHPHMGHLDDRFSDDQLVGMSVRELNRQLRGVSKEEVIRLKQKRRTLKNRGYAQSCRYKRVQQRHVLEGEKTQLVQQVDHLKAEISRLARERDAYKEKYEKLIGNGFRENGSSSDNNPSSPEFFMSSRKFLHL from the coding sequence ATGGCATCAGAACTGGCAATGAGCAACTCCGACCTGCCCACCAGTCCCCTGGCCATGGAATATGTTAATGACTTCGATCTGATGAAGTTTGAAGTGAAAAAGGAGCCGGTGGAGCCCGATCGCAACATCAGCCAGTGCAGCCGCCTTATTGCCGGGGGATCCTTGTCTTCCACACCGATGAGCACGCCTTGCAGCTCGGTGCCCCCTTCTCCAAGCTTCTCGTCGCCCAGTCCGGGGTCGGGGAGCGAACAGAAGGCACACTTGGAGGATTTCTACTGGATGTCCGGTTATCAACCGCAGTTGAATCCGGAGGCGCTGGGCTTCAGCCCCGAAGACGCAGTTGAGGCGCTGATCAACAGCAGTCACCAGCTCCAGTCCTTCGATGGCTATGCTAGAGGGCAGCAGTTTACCGGCGGAGCCGGAGGAGGAGGCACCATGGGCGGGGAAGAGATGGGCTCTGCCGCGGCGGTGGTGTCCGCAGTTATCGCCGCTGCAGCAGCCCAGAACGGGggtccccaccaccaccatcaccaccacaacgGCGGCCACCATCACCAATCACCCGGTGTCTCGTCCAACGGCAGCTCCGGAGGAAACCACCCACACATGGGACATTTGGACGACCGGTTTTCGGACGACCAGTTGGTGGGCATGTCGGTGCGGGAGCTCAACCGGCAGCTACGGGgagtcagcaaggaagaagtgaTCCGGCTGAAACAGAAGAGGAGGACCCTAAAGAACAGAGGCTATGCGCAGTCCTGCCGCTACAAGCGGGTGCAGCAGCGGCACGTCCTGGAGGGCGAGAAGACGCAGCTCGTCCAGCAAGTCGACCACCTCAAGGCGGAGATCTCCAGGCTGGCCCGGGAGAGGGACGCATACAAAGAAAAATATGAGAAGCTCATCGGCAACGGCTTCAGAGAAAATGGATCCAGCAGTGACAACAACCCTTCCTCTCCGGAGTTTTTCAT